The genomic DNA CACCGTGGCAGAAATCGCAGCAAAAGCAGGACTCACCGAAAGAACCTTTTTCCGGCACTTTGCGGACAAACGCGAGGTGCTGTTCGGAGGGTCGCCGGTGCTGCAAGAAGTGATTGTGAAGACCGTTCTGGAAGCACCAGAGGGCACTTCCCCACTGGAAATGGTGATGGCTGGCCTCGAAGCTGCAGGGATTTTCTTTCAGGAGCGTCGGGACCGCTCAAAACTCAGGCAGACCATCATCGATGCCCACCCGGAGTTGCAGGCCCGTGAACTCAGCAAAATGGCGGTTCTGTCTGCAGCCACTGCAGGTGCCCTGAAACAACGCGGGCTTGCTGACCCACTTGCCACCCTCACAGCAGAAACAGGCATCCTGGTGTTCAAAATGGCTTTCGAACGCTGGATCCGGGAACATGATCCGCACGTCTGGACCCAGCTGGTGCGGGACACCCTCTCTGACCTGCAAAAGGTGCTGGTCAAACCCGCAGTTCAGCCCCCAGGGCTTTGAGTTTGTAGCGGGCCAGCGCCAGATTGGCCTGGTCTTTTTGCAGCACCAGATACAGAAACAGAGACATGCCGGGCACCAGATAAATGATGTGGTACTGGGTGTCCAGGGTGATCAACATGTCCTCGATGCTGCCCTGAATGCCCAGACGGTCCATGACCCGCATTTTGGCCCGCACCACCTCGGTGTTGCCTGCACAGGCCAGTTCCAGGTTGATGCCTCCTCCAGCGGAACCCAGCATCCTGGCATTGTGGTAATCGACAATGGCGACAGCCGTTGCACCCTCAATGCCCCTGAGGGCTGCTTGCAGGCTCCGGGACATGGCAGACATGGGTGGCACCTTGCGTTTTGAAGGCAGCAAGGTCCTGTTGCGGTTTTCTGCAGGCAGAACGGGGTCAAGGGCAGCAGGCCGCCCAGAAGATGGCTGGTTGGGTTGAGGTTCCTGAACCGGCACAATCCTCAGCTCCACAGCAGCAGAAGGAGGGTGCAGCAGTTTGCGCACTTCTTCCTGCAAGGTCTGGTACAGCGAATGCATGGATGGGTTCCGCAAATGGGTCAGAAAGGGCAACGGTGGCTGGCTGGAAGTTTCAGAGAGGGTGTAGCCATAAATGGGCAGCTGTGGCTGGCTGAGGTGCAGGGCCTGGAGCTGCTCGCAATGAAAATCGTGGGCACTGGTGAGGTCCAGCATCAGCAAATCCAGCTGCCCCGTGGGAGCAGCAAAAAAAGCAGCGAGGTCAGGGTAAGCGTCCACAACAATCTGACTGCCAAACATCCTATTGCGCACCAGCTTGTGGCGCAAAGAATCCGAAGTCCGGGACACCAGGACCACATGTAGAGGTTGCAAGAGGGAAAGGTCTGGCGTCTGGGCCTGGTCGGTGGGCATTGTTGCTCCTTGACCCCATAAGTATCACACTTCAAATGACGGCTTTCTGACGCAGTTTTTTAACATCGTGAAGCAGAACACCATCTGCCACAAGGCCCCGGTTCAGGCATTCCGGCAAAGCAGCCCTGTGGTTTTTGCACCTGCAGCCCACAGGTGGTTTCTACAGTGCCAGACTTCATTTGCGGTGTGTGACCATCAGGGCCTGCTGCAACTGGTGCAGTTGCAAACTCAAATCCCCCACCATCAGTTTCAGGCGGTCGTTTTCCCGTTTCAGGCGCTGCAGTTCATCGTCTGCAGAGAAACCTGCTGTGAAACCTGCATCTGGCAAATCAGAGAAACGGTTGCGCCAGTTGTAAAACGTCTGGTCAGTGAAACCATACTCCCTGCACACCTGGGAAACGCTCTTGCGGCCCGAGCGCACCTCGGAGAGCACCTGAAGCTTGAAGTCATCTGCGAATCTGCTCTGGGTCATGCGAATCACCTCGGGGGTCTGTCATGTGAAAAAGAAGGGGAAAGCAGGGGGGGAAGCGTGATGTCGCCGTTCAAATAGGCATTGATGGCCAGACTCCCGGCTCCAGACAGCCACAAATCCTGCTGGGCGGGCTTGAAGACCACCTTGCGTTCAGAGTCCACCAGAGGCAAAGAATGGTAACGCACAGCCTCCAGCAAAGCTGTCTGAAACGTGAGGTCTTCGCTGAGAGGACCAGCGTAAACCAGCACCAGAGGCACATCCAGCGTGTCGATCACGAAGGACAGGGCCAGTCCCACCAGTTGCCCGGCAAAGGTCAAGAGGCGCAGGGCTTCGGGGTCCTGGTTCAGAGCAGCCTGATGAAGGTCCTGCAGGGTTTCCACATCCAGACCCAACTCTCTGGCCTGTTGCAGCAGGGCATCTCTGGAAGCGTAGGCCTGCAAACAGCCTTTCTTGCCACAGATGCAGCTGCGTCCTGAACGCACCACCGTGAAATGCCCAATTTCTCCAGCGGCGTTGTTCTGTCCGGTCAGCAGGCGGTCCTGGTGGTAAAACCCTGCCCCAATGCCTTCCTCGATGAACAGCACAGCAAAATACTGCAGCAAAGCTGCTTCTCCAAAGAGCTTCTGGGCAATGGTGATGGAATTCACGTCGTTTTCAATGACCACCGGGAGGCCCAGCTGTGCTTCCAGCAATTCACCGATGGGAACGTGTTTCCAGCCCAGCAGGAAAGAGTAAACGCAACTGCGTTTTGTCACATCCACAATGCCCGAAAGGGCCAGTCCGACCCCCAGCACCTGATTGCTTTGCAAACCTGCCATGTTCAGCAGGTCTTCAGTGAGGGCCTGCAGTTCCTGCAGCACCTGCGAAACCTCGAAAGAAGGCAAATTGCGGTGCAGGGTGCACAGGCAATTGCCTCGCAAGTCCAGCACACTGCCGGAAAGCTGTTTTGAAATCAGCCGCAACCCCACCACATGCCGGAACGCCGGGTCAATGCTGAGCATCACGCGGGGTCTGCCCAGCCCTTCCTGTTCCCTCCCCTGCTCGATCACCACACCTTCTTCCAGCAGTTCCCGGATGATCTGGGTCACCGAAGCAGAACTGGCCCCGGTGATGCGGGTGAGGTCTGCACGGGCCAGGTTGGGTTGCTGGTAAATTTCTCGGAGCAGTTTGCTGCGCAGCATGGGAGCCTTTCAGGAGGATCAGGAAAATGACTTATCTTGATCAGTAAGATAAGTTTAGCGGGTTCTGGGCTTGCTGGTCAAGATGGCAGAACAAAAGCCAGCTTTTCAGGCCCTTTTCCTGGAATCCGACAGGTTTTCAGTAAAGTAGATCGGCTTTTTATTTCATCAAGTGAGATAAGTCACAGGCTGTGTAGAAGACGGCTTCACAGCCACCGTCTTGCAGGCAAAGCATGCTCAGGCTGTACTGGGCTGCATTGAAGCCGTCAGCGGGACATCACATCCCGCCACGCAGCCAGGGCAAAACCCTGCAAATCGGCTTCCAGGGTCTGGAGTTCCCGGTCAATGGCCGCTGTTTGCTCAGGGGTCAATTGCAAAGCGGATGGTTTGAAGTGGGTGTTCAGGCGCTGGATGCGGTACACCGTGGGCGGGTGGGAATCATCCACCCTAGACCCCTCCAGCAGGCCCGCCCGTTCAATGCGGCGCAATTCCGAGTCTGGGACATGCCGGATGTGCTGCTGAAACGCCCGGTAAAAGTGCATGGTGTTGCTGGAGTCTGCGGCAGCCCTGAGGATGCTGTGAAAGTTGGGCGCGAAATGCAGTTTTTTCAGGGCGCTCACCATGGCTTCCGAACCAGCCACCGCTGCGGCCAGGTCATCTGCCAGGTATTCAGCCCTCTGGGAATCCCGGTGGAAACACAGCAAGATCAGCTGACCGTGCCAGATCAGGGGCTCAATGGGCAGGTTCAGCCTGTACCAGATGATGGTCCATTTCTGCAAGGTGCCCAGGGCCATGCCCACCAGTCCACTACGCAGGGCGTCACCATTGGCACTGTGGGCCACTTCGTGGGCCATCACCGCCACTTTTTCCTCAGGTGTGAGGATGGACATCAGGGGATAACCCAGGGCCACCACAGCTTTACCATGCCAGCCCTCCACCCGCAGAAACGAGGCATTGAAGTTTTCCTGCACCGCCAGGTGGTCAATGCGGGTGTTTTGCAGACGGGCAATCTGGTCCAGAACCCCATAAAGCACAGGGGCCTGTTCACGGGTGACCACCCCATGAGGCCGCTGCAAAATGGGAGATTGCAAGTACCAGCCCAGCGCCAGCAAGCCTGCACAGGCAAAATATGCGGGATCGGAATGAAAATACAGGGCCAGGCCCACCCCCACCAACATGAGCCCATAGGGAGGAAACACCAGCAAGCCTGCCAGAAAAAACCCCAGCATTTTGCTGAATGACCATCCGGGTTTCAGCACCGGTTGTTTGAGGTGTTTTTCAAACAGTTGCTTGCCGGATTTCTTTCCAAGAACGGCATACATTTTTTCAATGGACGTTCTGGGTGAGGTTGGGTGCAAAACCCCGTGGTTGCATTGCTCACACCATCTGGGGTAACCTGCCTCACCAACAAGCAGGTGCTTGCATTGCGGACAAAGGGTTTCATTTTCCATCATTGACCTGATTGTATTGAAGTTCACTGGATTTTAAAACAGGGAACGGTGTTTGCTCAGGATCACTCAACATGACAATTTCTGGCCCACCGTCATGCCCGCCATCCTCTCAATCCGCAGGAGCACCTCTGGATGATCTTCAGGGCAACCATTCGCTGTGGCAGCATTTGGACAGTTCAACCCAGGGCAGCACAAAAATTTGAGTCCCGATGGACACCCATCCGGGAAGCCCATCAGCTCCCTGGGCCACAAACATTTGGTCTGGGAGAACAAAATGATCCCGGTTGAGGATTTGAGGATCAAGGTTCAGGATTTCCTTTTTCAGCACTTTGATTTTTTGATTGGCATCCCAGGTCAGCACCTGAAAGGTGGCATCGGACTTCAACATTTGCAAGGCGGACCCACTTCTGGCGGCCCACAGCACCTGAGGATCAGAGGTGAGGTCCACCACCTGCCGATCGGTGGGACCCGTCTGGCATTGCTTGAGCTGCTTGCAGGCAATGTTGGCCCGCATGGCAGGCGCGAAACCCTCTGCCCACGGTTTGCCACTTCTGGGCTCGATCAGGGCCGTGTCGCAGCTGGTGCCACCTGAGCAATACTGCAGGTAAACCTGTCCAGCGAATTCTGCAACGCTGTGGGCTCCAGCAAAACGGGTGGACCACAAGGGTTTTCCGTTTTTGGGGTTGAGGGCCAGCACCTGACTGAACTCCGGAGAAGCAGGCATTTCCAGGATCAGAACACCCGCCACCAGCTGCAGGGTGCTGGGCTCCTGGTTGAAGGTTTTCTTCCAGAGGGTTTTGCCTGTTTTGAGTTGCAGGGCTTGCAGCCAAATTCCCTGTGGTCCACTGCTGGTCACATCCACCTGATCTGTCCCCACAGCAGTCAGAATCGGGTTTTTCAGGACCTTCTTCCAGAGGATCCGGTCTGGCTGAATTTGCCGGACCACCAGATCCTTTTGCTGGTACACCACCACATTGACTCCCAGAGCAAGCACCCTGGCTGAAGCTGGCAGGACCAGGATGGGTTGCAAGGGTGCCTGGGAAGCTGCCTGTGCAAGGGAAATCAACATCCAGAACCAGCAAAATCCTTTTTTCAGCAGCAAATGATGCATGCCACCCCCAGAACCCCTCCTCAAATGTTAAATGCAGCGGCCCACAAAAGAATCAGGGAAAATCCTGGCCTGCCTTCACAGGGGCGGCAGGAAATTCAGAGGGGGCAAATCTTGCAGGCAATCCTGATTCACTGCGGTGCCAGATTCCAGAAAATCAGACAGGATGTGCACGGTGCACTGCAGTTCCTGGGGGTTGCCATAACTCCCGTGTCCTCCAGCAGGCAGCACCACATGCAGGTGGTTCTTCAGACCTTTTTGCACCTGCTCTGCGAGGGCAGGTGGAGTGATGGGATCCAGTTGACCCGAAAGCAGCAGCACTGGAAGGTCTGTTTGCAACGGAGCATTGTAATCTGCTGGATCTGGAAGGTAAGCGTAATTTGCTTCTTTGCAGGGGGTTTCCTGGGGATCAATGGCGCAATACATGTGCACCCCCATCATCTGGTTCATCGCTGAATTGATGGGACTCTGCGGGGTCAAATACATCCCCTGTTCCTGCACCAGCTTCGAAAAATCACCCAGGGCCAGCTGGTCGATGCTGCGGGGAATTTCCAGCGCCTGGCTGTAACCTTCCATGAACAGCAGGAAGTTCAGGACATGCTGATCGATGGTGAAATCCTGACCCAGGCTGTGAACCACCACAGGCTTGAGGGTCAACTGATCCAGCAAGGCAACGTAATCCGTTTTCAGGGTGGGGTACCATCTGGTGCAGATGGGTGAGGTTTCACACAACTGTATGACCTGTGCAACGTAAGCCCCTTGGTCCAGGTCCCTGAACCGACGGGTGTCCATCACGCCCTGCAAGACCACTTTCTGAATGCCATCGGGATGGTACTTCAGGTGCTTCTGGGCCAGGTAGGTGCCGTAAGAAAGCCCGTACAGATTGATTTTTCCACCCAGGGCAAGTTTGAGGTCTTCGAGGTCTTCTGCACTTTCCACGGTGGTCAGGGTGGTGACATCCACGCCTTTTTCCTGCACGGCTTTGATGCACTCTTCCATGCTGGAGACAGTCTGACAGGACGTTTCTGGCTCGCTTTTGCCTGTTCCACGCTGGTCGTAAAGGATCACATCGCCCTGCTGCAAAAAGGCATTCATCCACTCTGGTTTTGCTGCAGGGTTATAGAGATCAGGGCGCAGCCACATTTGCAAAAATCCATCCAGGGTGCCCCCAGGCCCTCCATTGAGCATGATGGTGGGGGTGCCGGGGGAATGGAAGGGGCTTTTGATGCGCAGGATGTGCAGGGAATAGCTGCCTTTTGCTGGATCCTGATGTCGGGCAGGGACAGACAGCTGGTGACAGTTGAAATCCTGCCCCTCCAGATAAGCGGCACTGAAAGCCAGGTTGCAAGGGACAGGGGTGAGAGAAGAGGCGGCCTGAGCAAGGCCACTGGCTGCAAACAATACAAACAGTGATTTGAGCATGTTCATGATGCCTTTCATTGTGCCTGAAAACGTTTGACCTGAGCAGTTGTTGCCTGCATCAATTCAGCACAGCCTGCAGAGCTGCTTGCAATTCAGAAGCCCCCACAGCCCCCAGTTTGCGGTAAACCACTTTGCCTTCTGCAGAAACCACCAGCGTGACCGGAATCTGGCCGATGCCATAATCGATGGCCACCCTGGATCTGGCATCCAGCACATTGGGGTATTTGAGCTGGTGTTCTTTCAGAAAAGTTTCTGCCTGCTCTGGTTTGTCATTGAAAAAGACCACCCCCAGAAAATCCACCTGACCTGCATGCTGTTCAGAGAGGGCCTTCAAGACAGGCGCTTCCTGACGGCAGGGCAGGCAGTAAGAAGCCCAGAAATTCAGCACCAGGGGTCGTTTGATCTGGCCTGTGAAGTGGTAGGGTTTCTGGTCCAGGGTTTGCAGATCAAATGCCGGAGCAGCCTGACCCAGCAAAGGCTGGTTCTCAGGAGCAGCGGGTTTCAACAGTCCATAACCCAGCACAGCCACCACCAGAGCAATCAAAACAGAGGGAATGTGTTGTCTCATTGAGGTCATTTTAGCGAGATGGGCAGGTCTGAACGTCCCGGAAAGGACATCCCCTCAGGCGCTCTTTCTGGGACCCCTTTGAACGTCACCTTCCCCACCCTTGCTGCGCTGCAGATGTGTTCTGATGTGGGCTGACAGGAGGTTTATGACCCTTCCCCTTTCCATTCTGGATCTGGCACCCGTGGTGTCTGGATCTTCCGGGGTGCAGGCCCTGCAGAACTCGCTCGAACTGGCCCGTCTGGCCGATCATCTCGGGTACCACCGCCACTGGGTGGCCGAGCACCACAACATGGCCGGGGTGGCCAGTTCTTCCCCTGAAATCCTGATTGCAGCCCTGGCCAGAGAAACCCGCAGAATCCGGGTGGGCTCCGGGGGCATCATGTTGCCCAACCACAGTCCCCTCAAGGTGGCCGAGCAATTCAAAACCCTGGAAGCGTTGTTTCCAGGGCGCATCGACCTGGGGCTGGGACGGGCACCCGGCACCGACCAGCGCACCGCTCTGGCTTTGCGGCGCATTCCAGAACGGCTGGGAGCAGACGATTTCCCGGAGCAGATTGAAGAACTGCTGGCCTTTGCCGGAGAAGGTCCTTTCCCTTCAGACCGGCCTTTTCAGGGCATCCAGGCTTACCCGGCAGATGTGCCGCTTCCCCCCATTTACCTGCTGGGATCCAGCACTTACGGGGCGAGGCTGGCTGCTGAACTGGGAAGGCCATACGCTTTTGCTTACCATTTCAGCCCGCAGGCCCTGGTTCCGGCAATGCAAACTTACCACCAGCATTTTCAGCCTTCCAGACACCTGCAGGAGCCTTATGGCATCCTGACCGTGGCGGTGATCTGTGCCGATTCCCGCGAAGAGGCAGAAGAACTGGCCCTGCCTCTGGATTTGCTGCGTGTGCGCCTCAGCCAGGGGATCAGCAAGCCCTTTCCCACTGTGGAAGAAGCCCGTGCTTACCCTTACACCGAGCGGGACCGGCAACTGATTCAGATGTACCGCCATTCGCTGGTGCTCGGGAGCCCCCAGGAAGTCAAAGCAGAGCTTCTGCAGCTTGCCGAACAGGTGAAAGCACGGGAACTGATCCTGTCCACCACGGTCCCAGGACAAAAAGAACGCCTGAGGAGTTACCAGCTGATTGCTGAGGCTTTTGGGCTGCAGGGTGCAAAAATGGCCCCGGAGGGCCAGCTTCACAGTCCCAGGTAAGCCCTCTTCACTTCCGGGTTTTCCATCAGGAGGCTGCTCTGGCCTTCCACCACCAGACGCCCATGTTCCAGCACGTAAGAACGGTCTGTGACTTTTAAAACCTGCCGCACGTTCTGCTCGACCAGCAGCACGGTCAGTTGCAGTTCGCGCAGGGAATCAATCACCCGCATCACCTCCTGCACCACCAGAGGGGCGAGTCCCAGGGAGGGCTCGTCCATCAGGAGCAAGGTGGGTTCGCTCATCAGGGCGCGGCCAATGGCAATCATCTGCTGCTCTCCTCCTGAGAGCGAACCTGCCATGAATTTGCGTTTTTCCAGCAGCCTGGGAAAAAATTCATAGACTTTTTCAAGGGAGGCCTTGCGTCTGGGTTTGACCCGTGGCAAATAAGCTCCCATTTCCAGGTTTTCTTCCACGGTCATGTTGCCAAACAGCTGCCGTCCCATTGGAACGTGGGCGATGCCCAGGTCGGTGAGCTGGTGGGGTTTCATGCCGCCAATTTCCTGGTTCTGAAAGAGGATTTCTCCTGAGCGGGGTTTCAGCATGCCAGAAATGGCGCGCAAAATGGTGGATTTACCAGAGCCGTTGCCACCCACCAGACCCACCAGTTCCTGCGGGTAAATGTGCATGTCCATCCCGAACACCACCTGCACATCTCCATAGGCGATGTCAAGGTTTTTGACCTGCAGCATTGGAGATTTGAGGTCAGTCATCGTCTCCTCCCAGGTAGGCTGCGATCACTTCGGGGTTGCTGGCGACCTGCTGGGGGGTGCCCTCTGCCAGCTTTTTCCCAAAGGCGAGGCAGATCACATGGTTGGAGAGGCCCATGATCACCTTCATGATGTGTTCCACCATCACGATGCCCATGCCTTCCTGGGCCAGTCCCCGGATGATCCCGATCATCTCGGCCTGTGCGGGGGGGTTGAGGCCAGCGATCACCTCGTCCAGAAAGAGCACTTTCGGTTCCAGTGCGAGGGCTTTTGCGACTTCCAGCCTGCGCCTGCGGGCGAGGTTCAGTTCGCTGCATTTCTGGTCTGCACGGTCCAGCAAACCCACCCGTTGCAGGGTGTTCTGTGCATGGCTGCGGGCATCTCTGGTTGCAGGATGTTTCAGGAAACTGGAGATGGTGACGTTTTCCAGCACCGTCATGTCCTCAAAAGGGCGTTCCACCTGAAAAGTGCGGGCGATGCCCAGTCTGGGGAGGTCGTAAGCAGGTGTGCGGGAGATGTCCTTGCCCTGAAACATCACGGTTCCCGTTTTCTTCACAAAGCCGGTCAGGGCGTTGAAGAAGGTGGTCTTCCCTGCTCCGTTGGGTCCAATCAGGCCAATGATCTCACCGGGCCGCAGGGTCAGATCCACCTGGGACACCGCCAGGTTGTTCCCGAAGGTCACACTGATGTTGCGGGCCTGCAAGATGGGGGCCAGACTGCTGAAATCCGTCATGGGGGAAGGCTGGGTCTGCATGTCAGTGTCCTCCTTTCTCCAGGGGGTGGTTTTTGCGGTACCACCCGTTCTCCAGGGCTCCCATGATGCCTTTGGGCAAAAACAAAATCACCAGCACAATCAGCACGCCGTAGACCAGAAGGTTCGCTTCCTGCAATTGTGCCCGGAAAATCTCGCTGGGCACGCCAAGCAGGAAAGCCCCCACCAGACCGCCGTACAGGGTTCCGCGTCCACCGATGATGCACAGCAGCGCAATCTGGATGGAAAAAGCCACCAGCATCAGGTTGTCAGGCTCCAGGGCCTGCAGGTACAGGGCGTAAATGGCCCCTCCGAGGGCAGTGAACATGGCAGACCAGATGAAAGCGGTGCTCTTGGCTTTTGCAGGGTTGACCCCCAGGGCCATCGCTCCGTCCTCATCTTCCCGGACTGCACGGAAGTAAAAACCCATCCGGGAGGTTTTCAGCCAGTGCAGGAAAAGCAAAACCAGGGTCACGAAAGAGAGGGCCACGTAAAACTCCACCTTGCGGTCAAACAGGTCAAAGGTGCCAAAGAGCTTCGGCAAATCGGCCATGAATTTGCCTTCTGCCCCTCCGGTCAGCCAGCTTTCATTGAGGGCAAACAGGCGCAGGATTTCAGCAACCGCAATGCTGGACAGCGTAAAGTAACTTCCCCGAAGTCTGAAGGTCATGCTGCCCCAGCCCCAGGCCAGCAGACCTGCAATGCCCATCCCGATCAGGGTGCCGTACCAGGGGGCCACACCATGCTCTGCAAGCAGGGTGACGCTGTAAGCTCCCACCGCCACCAGAGCAGCGTGTCCCAGGCTGTTCTGTCCGGTCCAGCCTCCCAGGATGTCCCAGGAGAGGGCCAGTCCAGCCAGAATCAGGGTGGTGATGCCAAAATTCAGGTTCACCCCTTGCAGAAAAGACACCTGCGTGATCACCGGAACCATGAAGGGATAACAGGCCAGCAGGGCCACCACCAGAAAGAGGGTCAGGAACGGGTGCCATTTTGAACTTTTGCGGCCTGCACTTTGCGCCACAGGAGATCCAGAGCTCATACGCGCTTGACCGTCCTTCCGTACAGGCCTTCAGGTTTGAACAGCAGCACCAGCAGGAAGATGATCAGGCCGTAAGCATCCCGGTAATTGCTGCCAAAATGGTTGTTCAGGAAGGGAATCAAGGGGAACAGGCTGGACCCCAGAGACTCCACCACCCCCAGAATCAGACCGCCGATGATCGCTCCAGGAAGGCTGCCCAGACCGCCCAGAATGGTGATCACAAAAGCCTTGTTGGTGAAGATGGTGCCCATGGTCGGGGTGGCAGACAGCAGGGGCAACAAAAGCACCCCGGCAGTGGCGGCCAGCACCGTTCCAATCCCGAAAATCACTGCGTAAATTTTGCGGGTGTCCACGCCCTGCAATTCTGCCCCCAGACGGTTTTGCCCGGTGGCCCGGATGGCACGCCCAACTTCGCTGGTGAAGAGCATGCGGTTGAGGCCAAAAATCAGGGCCGCAGTGATCAGCATGGACACCACCCGGATCACACTGAAACGCATTTCCAGCGTTCCCACATGCAGCACCCACACCGAGGTGGAGTAACTGGTGTCCACGGTCTGCGGCTGCGTGCCAAACT from Deinococcus roseus includes the following:
- a CDS encoding branched-chain amino acid ABC transporter permease, which produces MDVLTQGLQALIDGLLTGGVYAMIGAGLSLIFGVMRVINFGHGDFVVLGMYSAFFAASVLHMDPYLSIFLIAPLAYLFGYALHRLVLSRLLGASDQSTKLATLGLGLVVSNVLLLQFGTQPQTVDTSYSTSVWVLHVGTLEMRFSVIRVVSMLITAALIFGLNRMLFTSEVGRAIRATGQNRLGAELQGVDTRKIYAVIFGIGTVLAATAGVLLLPLLSATPTMGTIFTNKAFVITILGGLGSLPGAIIGGLILGVVESLGSSLFPLIPFLNNHFGSNYRDAYGLIIFLLVLLFKPEGLYGRTVKRV